From the Huiozyma naganishii CBS 8797 chromosome 2, complete genome genome, one window contains:
- the SAL1 gene encoding Ca(2+)-binding ATP:ADP antiporter SAL1 (similar to Saccharomyces cerevisiae SAL1 (YNL083W); ancestral locus Anc_2.210), with translation MAAANLGETAEQRRRRHGRLFKRLDLHNSGQVDLATLREALGNESHPLSEYDKGIEALFDAMDRKRDGVIDFEEFQEFASQAEPQIASGFHRIDQDADGRVRRSEVSKYLGQLDASCTETDVHPPTPPKNRKVRLNSFLKWAFKGKGNQQTPSAEEEDPYITYDQWRDFLLLMPRVGGSRLNTAYAYFYAFKDDVDLSSEGDMTVTNEFIRGFSYFLAGGISGVISRTCTAPFDRIKVFLIARTDLSSTFLNSKDKLLQKNPRADLSKIKSPLVKAVTTLYRQGGLRAFYVGNGLNALKVFPESSIKFGTFEIAKKLMARLEHVESKEHLSKLSTYFAGGLAGMVSQFSTYPVDTLKFRAQCAPLDATLKGNDLLIHTAREMFEAGGLRIFYRGVTVGILGIFPYAALDLGTFTALKKWFIARKAKQLGISGENLSLSNLVVLPMGALSGTVGASVVYPINLLRTRLQAQGTYAHPYLYNGFRDVLQQTIKREGIPGLYKGLVPTLAKVCPAVSISYLCYENLKRFANLE, from the coding sequence ATGGCTGCTGCGAATTTGGGGGAGACCGCGGAGCAGAGGAGGCGGCGACACGGTCGtcttttcaaaaggttAGACTTGCACAATTCTGGGCAGGTCGATTTGGCTACGTTGCGAGAGGCCCTGGGGAACGAGTCACATCCTCTTAGTGAGTATGATAAAGGGATAGAGGCGCTGTTTGATGCTATGGACAGGAAACGCGATGGGGTCATTGATTTCGAGGAGTTTCAAGAATTTGCATCGCAAGCGGAGCCCCAGATTGCGAGCGGGTTCCATAGGATTGACCAGGATGCGGATGGGAGGGTTAGGAGGTCGGAGGTGTCAAAGTACCTGGGCCAACTGGATGCGTCATGTACAGAGACAGACGTTCACCCACCAACACCGCCGAAAAATCGTAAAGTAAGACTCAAttccttcttgaagtggGCGTTCAAGGGCAAAGGAAATCAGCAGACCCCGTCCgcggaggaggaagatcCATATATTACCTATGACCAGTGGCGTGattttttgctgttgatgcCCCGGGTGGGCGGGTCCAGACTAAACACTGCATATGCATACTTTTACGCCTTCAAAGATGACGTAGATTTGTCCTCTGAGGGGGACATGACTGTCACAAACGAGTTCATACGAGGATTTAGCTACTTTCTGGCCGGTGGGATATCGGGAGTGATATCTAGAACATGTACCGCCCCTTTTGATCGAATCAAAGTGTTTTTAATAGCCCGCACCGATCTGTCATCTACATTCCTCAACTCCAAGGATAAGCTACTCCAAAAAAATCCAAGGGCTGACTTGAGCAAAATCAAGTCTCCCTTGGTCAAGGCGGTTACCACTCTGTACAGACAAGGCGGACTTCGAGCATTTTACGTTGGTAACGGTTTGAATGCACTCAAAGTGTTCCCGGAGTCCTCGATCAAGTTTGGAACTTTTGAGATAGCGAAGAAGCTGATGGCACGATTGGAACACGTGGAATCAAAGGAACACTTGTCGAAACTATCAACATACTTTGCCGGTGGTCTAGCAGGGATGGTGTCACAATTCTCAACTTACCCTGTTGACACCTTAAAATTTAGAGCGCAATGTGCACCACTAGACGCAACTCTGAAGGGGAACGATCTTCTAATACACACTGCCCGGGAGATGTTTGAAGCTGGCGGGCTAAGAATTTTTTATAGAGGTGTTACAGTGGGGATACTGGGGATCTTCCCCTACGCGGCCCTGGACCTAGGTACCTTCACGGCACTGAAGAAATGGTTCATAGCAAGGAAAGCTAAACAGTTAGGAATCTCGGGCGAGAATTTGTCGCTGAGCAATCTCGTCGTGCTTCCGATGGGTGCCCTCAGCGGGACCGTGGGGGCAAGCGTTGTGTATCCAATTAACCTGCTGAGAACAAGACTGCAGGCCCAGGGGACATACGCCCACCCGTACCTGTACAACGGATTCAGAGATGTGTTGCAGCAAACGATAAAGAGAGAAGGGATTCCAGGTCTGTATAAAGGTTTGGTTCCAACTTTGGCAAAAGTGTGTCCAGCCGTTTCCATCAGCTACTTATGCTACGAAAATCTGAAGAGATTTGCCAACCTGGAATAG
- the PMS1 gene encoding ATP-binding mismatch repair protein (similar to Saccharomyces cerevisiae PMS1 (YNL082W); ancestral locus Anc_2.212): MSQIRSLEGVDIHKLTSGQVIIDLTTAVKELVDNSIDAHSSQIDILFKNYGTDSFECSDNGDGISTGDLDTLALKHYTSKISSFEDIAAVGTLGFRGEALSSLCGISHVCVTTTVNPPKAYKVEYNESGHISGKTITSRNKGTTVQVSNLFHNLPVRQKEFIRTIKRQYQKCISLLQSYSLIQDKINFSVWNITGTGKKSLVLSTSNKKTILKNCINVFGSSAVSGVAEMSIIIELNPTHMRQQYKFDEESQTPEGINYTISVEGYISKSSFGCGRNSKDRQFLYINKRPIEYPQLLKNCNDVYRSFNNVQYPFILLNFQVDTRLIDINVTPDKRTVLLHNEQYVIDLFREHLLVYYQNQDLQLPKTVLSQGTLAQSQEIFHSFAKDEEGNSSGEDSDAHISNQRPAKRSRRDDVETGTETTFDKLIQDSPDTEAIEQESSQNLEESESELEKSIYRTLITEDTAPDTAEFEAEKIETLLEDEQKKDMMSTKESNISVDAFQKFRHGDDSGTQRGIEENTSSQPKPDTIQVNIDGEALEFQATYSQDKELVILQDEPDLESSKNESRADDAVQPYVHQELNPRVSYPISEKELNDSVTPRALGVSSREGIDEPDPFIEHLETTVSISKCDMSLTFGSDRMSKSSTTQFIKKDPEETDEYLTLTVNKQEFEKMMIVGQFNLGFIITRRVNPDGKFDLFIVDQHASDEKYNFETLQRTTKFQSQQLLVPRVIELPFIDELIVMDNINVFESNGFKLSIEEDDATGQRIKLMSFPYSKQTVFDMDDFDELLQLIKDQNGSPCSHVRCSKVRAMFAMRACRSSIMIGKPLTKTTMARVVKHLGTLDKPWNCPHGRPTMRHLLELTDWRNFNNDYKLN, encoded by the coding sequence ATGTCCCAAATACGTTCACTGGAGGGGGTAGATATCCATAAATTAACCTCTGGACAGGTTATCATTGATTTGACGACAGCAGTTAAAGAGCTGGTGGATAACAGTATTGATGCCCACAGTTCGCAGATCGATATCTTATTTAAAAATTACGGTACTGACTCATTCGAATGTTCAGATAATGGAGACGGGATCTCCACAGGTGATTTGGATACACTGGCTTTGAAACATTACACATCCAAGATTTCTAGTTTCGAAGATATCGCTGCCGTTGGAACTCTCGGTTTCAGAGGTGAGGCGTTGTCGTCGTTATGTGGTATCTCTCATGTCTGTGTAACCACCACTGTCAACCCACCAAAGGCATATAAGGTGGAATACAATGAATCTGGACATATATCAGGCAAAACGATAACGTCCAGGAATAAGGGAACTACTGTGCAGGTGTCTAATTTATTCCACAATTTACCCGTGAGACAAAAAGAATTCATAAGGACGATAAAGAGACAGTACCAAAAATGCATATCGCTGTTACAAAGCTATTCCTTGATTCAAGACAAAATAAACTTCTCTGTTTGGAACATCACTGGCACTGGGAAAAAAAGCTTGGTGCTGTCCACTAGCAATAAGAAAACAATCCTCAAAAACTGCATAAATGTATTTGGATCATCAGCTGTATCTGGTGTTGCTGAGATGTCAATAATAATCGAATTGAATCCGACACATATGAGGCAACAGTACAAATTTGATGAAGAGAGCCAGACACCAGAGGGTATCAACTACACCATTTCCGTGGAAGGTTACATATCTAAAAGCTCATTCGGCTGCGGAAGAAACTCAAAGGATCGGCAATTTTTATACATTAACAAAAGGCCGATCGAGTACCCTCAACTACTGAAAAACTGTAATGATGTTTACAGGTCTTTCAACAACGTACAGTACCCCTTCATTCTCTTGAATTTTCAGGTGGACACACGGCTCATAGATATCAACGTAACACCTGATAAACGTACAGTTCTTTTGCACAACGAGCAATACGTTATTGACTTGTTTAGAGAACATCTTCTAGTTTATTATCAAAACCAAGATTTACAGTTACCGAAAACTGTACTGTCTCAAGGAACTTTGGCCCAAAGCCAAGAAATATTTCATAGTTTTGCGAAGGATGAAGAAGGAAATAGCAGCGGAGAAGATTCAGATGCTCATATTAGTAATCAAAGACCAGCAAAGAGAAGTCGACGTGATGACGTGGAAACGGGTACTGAAACCACGTTTGATAAGTTGATTCAAGACAGTCCTGACACTGAAGCAATAGAACAGGAAAGCTCGcaaaatttggaagaatCGGAAAgtgaactggaaaaatCAATATATCGCACACTGATAACAGAAGATACAGCTCCTGATACAGCAGAGtttgaagcagaaaaaattgagacactacttgaagatgaacaaaaaaaagacatgATGTCTACCAAAGAAAGCAATATATCTGTTGATGCTTTTCAGAAATTCAGACATGGGGATGATTCTGGGACTCAAAGGGGTATTGAAGAAAACACCAGTTCTCAACCCAAGCCCGATACTATTCAAGTAAACATTGACGGAGAGGCGCTCGAATTTCAGGCAACTTACTCCCAGGATAAAGAACTCGTCATCTTGCAAGACGAACCGGATTTAGAAAGCAGTAAAAATGAAAGTCGGGCCGATGATGCTGTTCAACCGTACGTACATCAAGAATTAAATCCGCGAGTATCATACCCAATATCGGAGAAGGAACTCAACGACAGTGTAACTCCCAGGGCATTAGGTGTCAGCTCTCGTGAGGGAATTGACGAACCAGACCCCTTTATAGAACATTTGGAAACCACGGTTTCCATTTCTAAATGCGATATGAGTCTTACTTTTGGATCAGACCGAATGAGCAAGAGTTCTACTACGCAATTCATAAAAAAGGACccagaagaaacagatgagTACTTGACCTTAACGGTTAATAAACaggaatttgaaaaaatgATGATTGTGGGCCAATTCAATTTAGGCTTTATAATCACTCGGAGAGTTAACCCTGATGGTAAGTTTGATTTGTTTATTGTAGATCAACACGCTAGCGACGAAAAATACAATTTTGAGACTTTACAGAGAACCACCAAATTCCAATCACAGCAGCTATTAGTGCCTAGGGTAATTGAGTTACCATTTATTGATGAGCTTATTGTGATGGATAACATTAATGTTTTTGAATCGAATGGGTTCAAGCTTTCtattgaagaggatgaCGCTACCGGTCAGAGAATAAAATTAATGAGCTTTCCCTACAGCAAGCAGACCGTGTTTGACATGGACGATTTTGATGAGTTGTTACAGTTGATCAAGGACCAAAATGGGAGTCCTTGTTCTCATGTGCGATGTTCAAAAGTGAGAGCAATGTTTGCAATGAGGGCTTGCCGCAGTAGTATAATGATAGGCAAACCGTTAACAAAGACAACAATGGCCCGTGTTGTCAAACATCTGGGGACACTGGATAAGCCTTGGAATTGTCCTCATGGTAGGCCAACAATGAGACATTTGTTGGAGTTGACAGACTGGAggaacttcaacaacgatTACAAGTTAAATTAG
- the KNAG0B05205 gene encoding uncharacterized protein — MKSKHMVTAPAMLNNLYKLNLMLTVYEEAWEDLRSNKLDVLYYFATVGGRRSFSQLWEVASLDGLERCLPFDEMGRYKQFGFVPPMAGVEQQVSQVASASIMDTFTYSEGSGAKYRRYRVNGRYTTPARNVPKSCVGLMLFRLWHNVGFMSQIRGLFPVFGNLRYFSQLVTTDQSQFDFKPPVGRKGYRAHTLNPFSGFSGLQHSSQFVI, encoded by the coding sequence ATGAAGTCCAAGCACATGGTGACCGCTCCCGCGATGCTAAACAACCTCTACAAGTTGAACCTGATGTTGACAGTGTACGAGGAGGCATGGGAGGATTTACGCTCAAACAAGCTGGATGTTCTGTATTATTTTGCGACTGTGGGAGGGCGTAGGAGTTTTTCACAACTCTGGGAGGTTGCGTCGCTCGATGGTCTGGAGAGATGCCTGCCTTTCGACGAAATGGGGCGCTACAAACAATTTGGTTTCGTCCCGCCGATGGCAGGTGTTGAACAGCAGGTGTCACAGGTCGCTAGTGCGAGCATTATGGATACGTTCACTTACTCCGAGGGGAGCGGTGCAAAGTACCGGAGATATAGGGTAAACGGCAGATACACGACGCCAGCGAGAAATGTTCCAAAGAGCTGTGTGGGGTTGATGCTTTTTAGACTGTGGCACAACGTTGGCTTCATGAGCCAGATCCGGGGGCTCTTCCCAGTGTTCGGTAATCTACGTTACTTTTCGCAGCTTGTTACAACTGATCAATCTCAATTCGACTTCAAGCCGCCGGTGGGGAGAAAAGGTTACCGAGCCCACACCCTTAATCCTTTCTCAGGATTCAGTGGACTACAGCATAGCTCTCAATTTGTTATCTAA